The window TCTCCCTTCCGCGTGATCGGACCGGGGCCGAGGGCAGTCCTCCCCCGGCCGCACCTACCCTCTGCGTCCCCCGATGAAGTTGAGCAGCACCACGATCACGGCGATCACCAGCAGGATGTGAATGAAGCCGCCCATCGTGTAACTGCTCACCAGCCCCAACAGCCACAGGACAATCAGGATCACCGCGATCGTCCACAACATGACGTCCTCCCTTCGTTGAGTCGGAGGGTTCG is drawn from bacterium and contains these coding sequences:
- a CDS encoding lmo0937 family membrane protein, with product MLWTIAVILIVLWLLGLVSSYTMGGFIHILLVIAVIVVLLNFIGGRRG